The following are encoded together in the Pseudomonas maumuensis genome:
- a CDS encoding AraC family transcriptional regulator: MSVNALYQQRFETVLAYIEDNLEGDLSVETLSAVAHFSVFHFHRQFSAYVGVPVARYVQLMRLRRAAHRLLGQPEHSVLDAALAAGFESPEAFSRAFRRAFGHAPSAFRRRPDWQVWNTVFAIPHFSRSITMQVRIVDFAAVRLAALEHRGPPSQVSETVRRFIDWRMSSGQSPVASSRSFGIPYNNPDTTAPEDFRFAVCGEIHEAVAPNDQGVRESSLPAGRCAVVRHVGSPDHIGETIYPLYRDWLPGSGEELRDHPLFFHYLSIYPHTPLEQWQTDIYVPLR; the protein is encoded by the coding sequence TTGTCAGTCAATGCCCTTTACCAGCAGCGGTTCGAGACCGTGCTTGCCTATATCGAGGACAACCTCGAAGGTGACCTGTCGGTGGAAACCTTGAGCGCCGTGGCACATTTTTCGGTGTTTCATTTTCACCGTCAGTTCAGTGCCTATGTGGGCGTCCCGGTTGCTCGTTATGTGCAACTGATGCGCCTGCGCCGTGCCGCGCATCGGTTGCTTGGCCAGCCCGAACACTCGGTGCTGGACGCGGCACTGGCGGCGGGGTTCGAAAGCCCCGAGGCATTCAGCAGGGCGTTCAGGCGGGCCTTCGGGCATGCGCCCAGCGCGTTTCGCCGCCGGCCTGACTGGCAGGTATGGAATACGGTGTTTGCCATTCCTCATTTTTCCAGGAGCATCACCATGCAGGTACGAATCGTCGATTTCGCCGCCGTGCGCCTTGCCGCGCTCGAACATCGGGGGCCGCCGAGCCAGGTCAGCGAAACCGTGCGCCGGTTCATCGACTGGCGCATGAGCAGCGGGCAATCGCCCGTGGCCAGCAGCCGCAGCTTCGGCATCCCCTACAACAATCCGGACACGACCGCGCCGGAAGACTTCCGCTTTGCCGTTTGCGGGGAAATCCATGAGGCCGTGGCGCCGAACGACCAAGGTGTGCGGGAGTCTAGCCTGCCAGCCGGGCGCTGTGCGGTGGTACGGCATGTCGGCTCCCCGGACCACATCGGTGAGACCATTTACCCGCTCTACCGCGACTGGTTGCCGGGCAGTGGCGAGGAACTGCGCGATCACCCGTTGTTCTTCCATTACCTGAGCATCTATCCGCACACACCGTTGGAGCAGTGGCAGACCGATATCTACGTTCCGCTGCGCTAA